Part of the Mya arenaria isolate MELC-2E11 chromosome 8, ASM2691426v1 genome, CTGTGTAAAGCGAATACCTTAATTAATTAACATGCTTTCACAGAGGTTTATATGTAGTGATTCAAGGAAGACCGATTTATTATAAGTGAACTATCATTGtgtaaaatgaaacacatttagacaaaatatgtatatttaaattattattttgattgatatttcTTATCACCCATTATAAGTTCTAATTTGAGGAAATTATCACTTAGACAGATTAAGCCATTGATCATACAAAGgaacaaaaatgatgtttatccAACAAAGACATGGTGTGTGAGTGTGAGGATAAAATAAGCGTAAATTAAAACTTTTGCACGTTAACATTTTTCTCTTCTGGTATACTTTACAGCACTGATATATCCAATTACATgtgcacacgcacgcacgcgcacgcacgcacacacgcacacgcgcacacacacacacacacacacacacaatagcAAGACTTAAAGATAATTACTGATATTTTCCCTATCTGAAAGAGTTTGTTTCAATAAGCGTGATTTCTATAATCAATCAATAGCATTCTTGAACAATATATTGGGAATATGCATATAATGCACAAACAAGACAACATGTAATGTACGTTCagtgacatcaaacaagaaatatcatCAAAACTCATCGTTTTCAAGAGGTATCAATCTGTAAAGCTATACACTACCCATCACTTCTCAACATATACACTTATATTATCTTACTTTTTTAAGTGCATTTGTTTGTtgcttgaatatttttttttctagcaTATACGTATTCGGATGTTAATAGTGTTTGATAAGTTTCTTTCTTTCTGCGTCTGAAAAGTTACagtcaaataaataattaatttaatcatttaatgtattaaaacaatatttacagacagacagatacgTGATTCTACTGAGAGAGGATGTGACCCTTCTGAAATCAAAGTTGGTCAACGTCAACGCCGCACTAGAACAACGAATGGCGAGTTTGAAAGAAACTGTCTCAGGAATCAACACATCACTTGAGGAAAAATGCCAGTCTGGGGAGTTTGGACCTCACCATAACCCACGTCCGTCTTAccctgtgaccttgaccatcaACTTTCAGCCAGCCTTCAAGAGCAAGCCGGCTATCGTTTATGGACTGAAGGTCTTGGACTCTGCCCATAATACAAATGTCCGTGTTAGAGGGTCAATTACGGAGATGACCAAtgcatattttaagtttaagatCTCGGAATGGGCCGATACTGTTATGTATGGCGCCAAATTTTCGTGGATGGCATGTCCGAAAACAAACACCTAACTTGATGATTGTGATGTACACTCATCCATTTATTATGCCTTTTAACAacgtttgtaatacatgtactcAATTATGGAATCATTCTAAATAATACTGGTTTTTCTTATAACAGACAGCTCGTTTAAAGCGTGTGAATTTTTATAatctaatgtttttttttaaaggttgCAGCTTATGAATATGTGTTTACATTTAAACTAAGTGATATTACGAAAACCAGCATTCAGTGTATCTGACATCAACATAAGGTATATAAGCGAGAAAAGCTTGCAGGTATGTTGTGATTGATAATAAATCAAAGGTCGATATAGctcaaattttcattttggtTGTAATATCACATACTTTGTGACCATGAACCTCttggtaaaaaaacattttaataaacattcaataaaaatcgCTTTATGTTTTAGCTAGTATTGGACTTATTATTAAGGCACATGCTTACCTTAACATAAGGTTAGATTTTATGTTAAACTGAACGGatttctatctatctatctataacaataatttatatGAGTCGCCAACTATTTGTCATTTAAACGTGTACCGTAACATTATGATTCTACTAACATATTGAAGGCTCAATACTATAGTGGATTCACTGATGCTTTAACTTAGTTACGGAATGTTTCCGATGTGAAATTTCAAATGATTGCTCTTTTGAATTGTACActacctttttttttaaatactgcaACATATATAATCAAAGTCCATATTAACCTGAATGCAAAAACGACAAAGCTACTAACAGAAGACGCCAATTGGGAAACACTCGATTTTTTTCtgacgatgcaattttgcaaacctagaTGATGTGAGCCATTTGtgtggaatttaaaaaaaaacatcattaaatcTACACATGTTCATTAATTACGCTGTTGGATGTATGCAATTTAGatggtttattttaataagtttcGATTATTACAGCCCCCAAATAATAGTTATtctgattttatatttattttgctatacaatgtttcaataaaatactaGAAACACGTATTAACAcctttgtttttcaatatctgCGATATTAACAATCACGAACGCTCTTACGACAATTTATCATTCTTAGCTACCCCGGTTGGGGAAAAATCCAAATGTAGAGACTTTAGTGTAGTcgtacaaaaactaaaacattacCAATAACTAAACACACGTTCAGGAAAATCAGTTGATACTTAGTACATTTGTTGCCAACGCAATACACACGAAGGCCTCTAAATCTGACATAAAATGTAGAGTTATATCCGTTTGCGAcgagaaaataatattaatagaCGAAAGTTGTAACTCGCATTCGGTGCTCCCACCAGACAcattcattttattgaataacgTAAACATGGTTGTCTTATTTTGAACTTGATTCAAAAAATACTTTGATATATGTTTGATCTCACGTCAACAGGAACCATTATTACTTTAGATCATCTAGTAGAATGCTATAGCCAGCTACCCCCTACCCTGCTTTAAAGGATTTCCTGATATCCAGTCTAAGGCTTGACTTGAACAGTACCTTGCTCGGTTAGCCACAGTACTGGTGTTTGTATGTGCCATCGGATCAGATTTGTTCCATCAGCACTAGAATCACATACaagatttttgttttcagtctCATTAATCCTCTCAGAATAACTGTGCACTGTTGTGTTATGGATGTAGTACCCGACTTCAGAACCAGTGTACACAGTGTTAACACGTTAAGTTTATATGCTATATATAAATCGGTCAGAGAATCCTCATGTAAACTGTAATTACTCATTTGGCAAAATCCCTGAAAGTCATACGTgtatttctcattttgtttcatgataaaGAGTCATTTGAATAACGTAGATTATTTTCCATCTAAATCTCAAGAGGAAAATGTGATCTTTCCTCTTGAGTTCATCAATTAACAAAAATAGAAGTTTGGTTCTTAATGTGTTTGTACAGTAATTGACGTCATGCACATAACACAAATTATGACGCCATCGAACCGGATGTAAAATTACAGTTTAAAAGAAAGTACAACATATATTGTTAACAGAATACGAATCCTCTCAGTATGATGTTGGAATCCGGTCGTTGTGTGCTTGGAAATAATTAATGAGTTACATTTTAAGTGagaataatgatatataaatttattcatggattgatgattgtattgtttatttgatttcttttcaCATGGTCTATTGGAGCCTTACTATCTAATCTAACTTTAAACTTGTGATTCTGAACACAGGTCTAAGCTAATATCTTTTAGTACGTACTTTACTTATCAACGATATTTTAACGATTGGATAATATGTCTTGTTTCGAATTTTTCCGGATACTACACATCTGTCATGCATAAAGCGCAGCAAATGACATTGCTTGTGTTATAAGGCTCATAAACATCGCAGGAACAAACAACTGATAATATATCTTTTTCCTATGTTTTACCGAAGGAAAACAACATTTGATGAATTAATCTGGCACTCTTCatcataaaaaacacaattgtatTCAACTGGTCCAGGAACATGTTAGTAAGCTCGGTAAAAGTAGTGCAACAGAATATCGTTCAACGCAGTCATGCTTAATcttaatacaaacataaatgaacatAGCTTTTTGTAGCATATACTCCCGTCGGATTACTATCCTGCGAATTAATACTAGGCAACCCAAGAACCGGTCTAACACAATTGATTTCAGTGTTTAACATTTAGAATATCTATATATTTTGAAGGACAAGAATCCATCGTTATTACTAAGCGAGTATATGTAAGTGTACGTGTTGCAGAAAGGTGCACTATTCTATTCAGTGTATTCCTCTCTATTTGGAATACTTTTCTGACATTGAAACTAATTCTATAGTTTCTCGGTGTTTAAAGTCATAAGTATAGCCCAAGTTTACCGTAAAACTAGTAGAAAAGTATGACTGCGCAGAACGATATTCTGTTGCACTATTTTTACCAAGCTTACTAATATGTGTCCTGATCATTATGATAAACAGAGCGACTCTGCCTCCCGCCTGTCAGCTCGATTGACAAACAGCCAATCGTGTTAAACCTAGTAAATATGCTCCATTGACTTCAGCCAATGAGAacgcttgttttattcaatcgaGGCACGTGTTTGCACCATTGACTTTGTGTACATGTCATTgatgtaataaaattgtaagggattaatatttacacttgccgatgtttgtaaatgtcaattagTGCCAATTAGGATTTATACTTTATGACAATAGCGGTTTAAATGATGTGCACTGATGACAAATGAACTTAATTGGGTGTGATTATCGCGAAGTTAGCGAGAAGGGCAAGTGCGAATCACAGTTccaggttgttgttttttgtatttcagaaatgCTTCCATTATTACTTTTTCTTCGAACGGTTCACATCAATATTCTATATACGAGATATTTTGGATTCTGTTGAATAGTAATCATGCTTTCTACGTGGCTTCTGCGGGATTCCCCAGGCCTGAAACGTAAAGCTGACAGTGTTGAAAGTGATGACATGATCGACAGTTCAAAtaagaaatcattcaaaaagtcaaattatcaaaataatttcagttggtACAACGAAGATGCAGATAAAAATTGGCACTGCGAAGTTTGTAAAGGTGCTAAGTTGGACAACGCCTACGCCCGTGAACATGACCAACCAGCAAAAACAACCAATCATCAGAGACATGGCTTgtgtaagtatttattaaaacaatagaagcaTTGCTTAGTCCGCAGATAAATCAATTCAAAGtggtattaattttaaggtgtctggcttaatatattttaaaacatgttgtaatatatgcccaaattattttaaatgacagctGAAAATGATGAGATACTGTGAAATATGTTGTGTATTTTCAGCAAATCAGCACAAGGCCGCCTTGGAAAAGACAGTTCTGAGTTCCCAGGAACCCATGAAGAAAATTGTACTGGCCAAACTGTCCAAGGATGACGAGCTCGGGGTCAAGCTCCTTAAGACTGCCTATCACCTGGAAAAGCGGGAGCTCCCCAAGGTGGAATTCCAGTACCACCTCCAGCTTGCCGGGGCCATAGGTGCTGATCTCGGCTGACCTTGAGACCTACATTGTGTAGACTGATCAAGTGTATAGTGCTTCTTGTTTTGAGAACTAGGATGTGATGATATATTgactacttttttgttttttacaattgatgTCATGTTGTTTGATTTCAGccagttttgtttgtatttattagcttattttatttatttatcatgtatttaaattcagatatatatttatgtgtgcaTGATAGGtttgcatgtaataaaatgtttgaaacttgactttttttttaaagatatatacaacaaattaattccGACTAAAAACCAGTatgactattttaaaacaatttaaacacctATTTAATTGCATAGAAAAGTTGTCCAGGGCACACCAGAACCcaccatttgacatttaaaatctcaaaattttCCGACCTCTCCCTAAAATTTCTGTCTAGGATGAGCCCTGATAATGAAATAATGTCGTTTAACCAGTGTGCTGtcttctttaaaataatatcgGAATGTATTTACACTGAAAGTCATTTACTTAGCGCAgattcctaaataaataaataaataaatcaatctatacatgtacatactcaATTCACATGTCCCCCGGAACAAAAGTTATTctataatttgatttattatgcTACAGAATGTTGCAATTAAATACTGGAAACACGtattatcatatttgttattcatcaatatctagatttataaccGAGAAGCTTCATATAGattattaaaatttatcatATATTGCTTGTTAAAAAGGTATGACGCCTTTATAATACTGTAATAATCATAGAATCCGCCTATTtgtaatacaaattcaattgtgatgaatttcattatttgtttgaatgccATTTGTAGAAAcattataactaaatatatataatattacattGAAGATCACCCAAGCTTCAACAAGTTGGAATAATTTATGAAttgtaataataacaaaactCTTAAAACACCCTctcttttgtaaaacaatttaaaatcatttctttcaatcatttcaattattttattgctacatgtgtattttctcttttacattgaaaaagtaaacatgTTGATCCGCTTGTGTTTCCCGTCGTCTTAACATGGTTTTAGTATCCTGCTGGCAAACTAAGCCCTACtggtatcaaaataaatttattcttAATTGTCTGAAACAATGcttgatattaattatttttatgatgtttACGAGGTTAAGAgtacaaatgttaaatgttaccACGTGAAATAAAGCTAAAACAAAGGTTAACTGTTTTATGTACGATTGCGTTATCTTTAATATCTTATGGTTGCTACAATTGAACAAATCGTGGCATCAATTGAATATGTCTCGAAAATCACTCCATTAAAGGAGCTCTTTATATAGTTTAGAAAACACATTAAGTCAATAGATGCAATCGTATTGAATTTAAGCGTTGTTCAATTGTccatgtatttaataatgtCATGGTTTACAATTAAGCTAAGTTaatacaatactttttttttaaaatatctcatTAATGGTATAAGAACTTTCTTCAAATCggttacagaacagaacattaattttgactttAGTCTTAAcacaatctcattaaaatcatatcgtgacgttcacttcttttcattacgttatgtacaCATAGCGTAAtgtcgtgaagcgtgtattggggatctgattttaatgagattggtcTTAACAGCACATGGCCACActacagaaatatgaaatacacACACAAATTAAGTAAATGCATGCATATTAGTTACATTTTAACGCGTTTTCatggttttaaatgtttttatttatttatttatgtttgaatacgTAAAAACGTCAACCAAGCTACCCATATATTTAGCATGTACAATGACTGATATGTAAGTGAGAATGTTAAATAAGCACATACACGAAGTGAATTGCAAAATGAAATAGAATGAGAATTCGAAAACGTAAGCTCTATTGCAAAAAAGATTATTATACATGcagataaataaaaagtttataggtacaaatttattaaaatttaattagtCTCAAAATAATGCGTTCccttagaaaaaaataagtaagttTTCTCTTCAAATGATTTGGAGAGCCCTCGTATTCAGTTAATAAGGGCATCTAATGAGTTGTTGCAAAACAACATAATGATGAcaacaaatgtttaaagaaacttCTAGTTGATTTGAAGAACTCGATTTATTTAGATAggtttattaatatttgaagaGATCTCTAATTAATAAAGTTAAGATATCgtttaatatttcagtttacATAGATTTGGAgttcaatactttttaaacatttaaacctCAAATCTGTcttgatttaaacatgtttgaaatacaGCAGTGCTACATTATAATTGAGAAAACCTTTAAATCAACAAAGTTAAGTGAGAGCACATGTTGAattatgtattaaatgaaatgtatttacacTCTGTGCACTATTAAAACATGACgtatgtaaaatgaaaaatcgcaaaaaagttaaatgaaGCGTAAATATCATAAACGTCAGCATTATCTGTTTATCTAGAAAACAGGATTTCTAGGAAAACGTTCCTTTATGCATTACTCAATCAATAAACGTAATAACTAATTAGACCTAAATATTTACAAACGTCAGTATAAACGTAGCTGTTTATCTAGAAAACAGGATATCTAGGAATACATTTCTTTATGCATTACTCAATCAATAAACGTTATAACGTTTAATTAAacgtaaatatttacaaacgtCAGCATTAACGTAGCTGTTTATCTAGCAAACAGGATTTATAGGAAAACGTTCTAGCAAACAGGATTTCTAGGAAAACATTTCTATATGCATTACTCAATCAATAAACGTAATAACGTTTAATTAAacgtaaatatttacaaacgtCAGTTTTAACGTATCTGTTTATCTAGCAAACAggatttctttgaaaatattttgtagcAAAATAGGTGTATATATATTGAGTGGTTTTATGCATTTAAGCCAATACATCGTTGTGTCTCTTTTTCGTCCTTAAAATTCATTACGAATTTAGAACTGCAGGATTGCGAAGATGCGttacttaaaattaattttatgtgCGACATGCGTGCATGTTATTTTGTGTGTGCCAACACCGAACCAAGTTTTGTCATCAAAGATTGACACCGTCAATTTAGAATTGGCTCTACTAAGAAACGAACAAGTTCAAACTAAGCAAGAGCTTATTGAGGCGAAAACGGAGATTAGAAGAATTCAAGAAAATCAGGTACATATGAATTTTGTGTTTAAGGTGAAAATTTTCGttttaattcatattaaataatgttcttGTATATCTATATACTAACTAGTGATATCCTGCTAATGATTTGTATTATCTGTGTATCCttctttattcatattttgacaaattaGGCATCATTaacattacaataaaacaaatttcgaAAGACATTTAATTTGAGAAGAAACACTCGACTgtcatataaaattataaaatcacaTCCGATGGATTAATCAACTGATGTTTGCTTGCACCCACGTACTAGACAACAGTGTGCTGTTGGAATTGACGTTGCAAAATACTTTCGACATACAATCCTTATACTTTTTTGCATCAATGCGCCCCCCTTTAAACAATGTTTCCAATTTCCGAAACCCTTTCTTTTTTGAcccatttgttttgaaattctaACGGAACGCATTTTTGTATTTCCTTTAGATATATCGTTTCTGGAATTTTTCGCACGGGAAATATGCGTTAACACAATGTTTTATAGAGTTCAATTACTTTAGTTTGTTGACAGACAAAATGACAACGGTAAAAATTGTGATATTCATACACAGCCTTACCTAAAAATACAATCCCATCATAACGACTTTATTTCCTTTgcgttgaaataaaaacaaaccgTTCTGGACTGACCTTGACATACTTCATCAATCATTGTTACCAAATATTAATCCCATTTCATAAATCGAGTTTTTCGTTTCAATGATTATATGCAAACTAAAGGCAAATTTATTCACTTCGCCAGAAAACTAACATTCAGAACGTCATATCGACCATTTCAATGACATTTCCTTGATTAGCGGCAAATTTCCTTTCAATTGATATATTGAGGTACCAGACATAAATTTAACTTTCAATCAAATGAATAAGATTATTTCAAGCAAATCCGTGTAAAGCGAATACCTTAATTAATTAACATGCTTTCACAGAGGTTTATATGTAGTGATTCAAGGAAGACCGATTTATTATAAGTGAACAATCATTGtgtaaaatgaaacacatttagacaaaatatgtatatttaaattattattttgattgatatttcTTATCACCCATTATAGGTTCTAATTTGAGGAAATTATCACTTATACAGATTAAGCCATTGATCATACAAAGgaacaaaaatgatgtttatccAACAAAGACATGGTGTGTGAGTGTGAGGATAAAATAAGCGTAAATTAAAACTTTTGCACGTTA contains:
- the LOC128244336 gene encoding uncharacterized protein LOC128244336, with protein sequence MVCECEDKISTDRYVILLREDVTLLKSKLVNVNAALEQRMASLKETVSGINTSLEEKCQSGEFGPHHNPRPSYPVTLTINFQPAFKSKPAIVYGLKVLDSAHNTNVRVRGSITEMTNAYFKFKISEWADTVMYGAKFSWMACPKTNT